A portion of the Anthonomus grandis grandis chromosome 7, icAntGran1.3, whole genome shotgun sequence genome contains these proteins:
- the LOC126738140 gene encoding fatty acid synthase-like isoform X1, whose protein sequence is MVQDRGIDSETDPCIQFGKLISRVPPGEQVVISGMAGMFPLSENIEEYQYNLEHKIEMVTEIPSLHPEMPPRFGKMTEKSSTSFDAGFFGLHPKHNLTLSPVSKFLLEKCYECIFDAGLHPSDLKGMNTGVFLGLCFNEVECHWFLRDLVEGGNSILGNLRSDIANRICYELKLKGLTMVTDTACSSSAYALEAAFKAIRMGQCDAALVGSANLLISGGCSLQFARLGVLSPEGRCRPFDIDGLGYVRAEAASIILLQKAKDSKRIYARIVHTKTNCDGYKEHGITYPSGVAQYNLLKEIYLESGIRPADMSYIEAHGTGTIVGDPEETNAIDEFFTPGRSTPLLIGSCKSSIGHSEPVSALCSIVKVILAFERNNISPNINYKTPRPMIHGLIAGRLEVVVENTPFRDDNRLVGVSSFGFGGGNAHVILEGMKKIKTNEGRPKDKIPRLVCISGRTEEAIDVLVKDISEKFDAEYIGLVHNIFRKDIENHIYRGYGIVSEKGSLKMSCKLFNPNKSNVALFFGGLTKYSRNVLSELLTLPALVDFSNCVSEFFSKKELDLEHIMSNFSNAAFFIADMLTQLTLTELLKQLELKFTTIEARSFGKFSSAYFQDLISLSQFLECVYVVAMVAEKTAVSTNGSGIRFTALTKYEKEILKEFKRILPAQKQMNGFQGPTMPRDSPEFLVNAVFEKNQIELSKKRTYSTILEVGQSLAVSKKIKCPVLNMSEQNSLVDIFDIIGSLYENGLQPQLYKLYPKIEFPVSRGTPMISPKIKWKHDRKQFLPSFDCTLYKTYAMVFRISPNEDEWAGVDGHVIDGRNLFPATGYLFLAWTVFAELLAVEVSKLGVVFENCKFLRACNVPKADALSRNSLELHVMIQKISGNFEITEEGIPVVTGRIKLKDAHSMPNISFKEQLSEKTMDSKDIYKELRLRGYHYKGLFKKIIQCNQAATRGKIQWCDNWIAFMDNMLQMQILSEDTRLLFVPTKISKLTIDPDRHWEQINLLKKGQDVTVDLPVEVYHNSGIIRSGGIEISGLLASSIPRKKTTAVPVLEKYQFVPNQAQLPLEQAVRVFTQIALENHCGLKIKAVEVLDEESDENLTPLAPLIQEVLSDQPLVQTDISILTSQTLDLNVNVQNKKLQHETDCTLVVGSKLLSRTNLLQDAVAVTKDIGFVISRESLDADTSQSFMGLQIINICRTPQEMLVFLKKSNQANKSRVFINVNTKTRKFDWLEELKEAVKKDQDVIAWCQNEPLNGIIGLINCISKEPDCKHIRCLFIVDKAPNFEPTMPFYKVQLDKQLVINVFKNGSWGTYRHLILDDVPEVESEHCYANSTVRGDLSSIKWIEGPLKIQNNKNQNIVKIYYASLNFRDVMTASGRINADVITRNRREQECVQGFEFSGKTLSGKRVMGMLSQGTLATMVKSDENLLWDVPNKWTLKDAATVPVVYSTCLYALVVVGKIKPGNSVLIHSGTGGIGQAAINLCLNMGCTVFTTVGTEEKRKYIKRNFPQINESHIGNSRDLSFEQMIMKETNGAGVDIVLNSLAEEKLQTSVRCLAKNGRFLEIGKFDLANDNQLTLLPFEKGISYHGVMLDKLFNEPDEVKMELKTLLQKFIDSGAVKPLQPTVFKTNEVEQAFRFMTTGKHMGKVLVEIRNEDEQHHQEKFKCLPRYKSKIITMYNFKIYFLKFFRYLCDPNKTYVICGGLGGFGLELADWLILRGAQNLVLTSRKGISTGYQQYRVSIWKSYGCNITISTKDITTKQGCEDLIKEANSIAPIGAIFNLAVVLRDAILPNQNEESFAASFGPKACATEYLDEITRKLCPQLRDFVVFSSVSCGRGNAGQTNYGMSNSVMERICEKRRADGYPGLAIQWGAIGEVGLVAEMQEDHVELEIGGTLQQSISNCLHVMDTLLRQNDAAIVSSMVVAEKKTTSLTGNIMEVIGGILGIRDIKAVSIHSTFAELGMDSMTGVEVKQTLEREYNIFLSPTEIRSVTLKRIKEMQEEGESGELVNSNESEGIMDWPVILRYVLESEEQKGCIIKLKSKSSDKDPSTLPRIIALPGIEGVCRLIESLTENLEVDAYGVNYIAESQEDSIQKSVNNILPHVEKLLQKHKPFHILAHSMGSLLALEIVARLEKLGFNGTVTFIDGSPHMLKLLVGNQRDEDLANILIDSILRIQKIEEEAATIMKDICPCPTLDDKLTKMVQNLTLDDRMTDEFVRRGFIATWKRIQATRNYSSDVKLLKSKPNLFKASILSVKNLPDDYELGQYFEEPLNISVLEGTHTTILQRKELADAIMSYIK, encoded by the exons GTCTACATCCAAAGCACAATCTTACTCTGTCACCAGTCTCcaagtttcttttggaaaaatgttACGAGTGTATTTTTGACGCTGGATTACATCCAAGTGATCTAAAAGGAATGAATACTGGCGTGTTTCTGGGTTTGTGCTTTAATGAGGTTGAATGTCACTGGTTTTTACGAGACCTCGTTGAGGGAGGGAATTCTATATTAGG aaatctaaGATCAGATATCGCGAACCGTATATGCTACGAATTGAAACTTAAAGGTTTAACAATGGTAACAGATACAGCTTGCAGCAGCTCAGCTTATGCTCTTGAAGCAGCTTTTAAAGCTATAAGAATGGGGCAATGCGACGCTGCATTAGTTGGTAGTGCCAATTTGCTTATTAGTGGTGGTTGCTCCTTGCAGTTTGCCAG GTTAGGCGTATTAAGTCCTGAGGGTCGGTGTAGACCATTCGATATTGATGGTCTGGGATATGTCAGAGCAGAAGCAGCGTCGattattttgcttcaaaaaGCAAAGGACAGTAAGCGCATTTATGCTAGGATAGTACACACTAAAACCAACTGTGATGGTTACAAAGAACATGGTATTACTTACCCTAGTGGCGTAGCTcagtataatttattaaaggaAATATATTTGGAGAGCGGCATCCGTCCTGCGGATATGAGCTATATTGAAGCCCATGGAACAG GAACAATCGTTGGTGATCCCGAAGAAACGAATGCTATAGACGAGTTTTTCACCCCAGGAAGAAGCACCCCATTACTAATAGGTTCTTGTAAGTCTAGCATTGGACATTCTGAGCCGGTGTCTGCTTTATGTTCTATTGTTAAG GTTATTCTTGCTTTTGAAAGGAACAATATATCTCCAAATATTAACTACAAGACGCCAAGACCAATGATTCACGGCCTTATAGCTGGACGGCTCGAAGTAGTTGTAGAAAATACACCGTTTAGAGATGATAATCGTTTAGTAG gaGTAAGCAGCTTTGGTTTCGGTGGTGGCAACGCCCACGTTATTCTTGAaggtatgaaaaaaattaaaaccaatgAAGGCAGACCCAAAGATAAAATCCCAAGACTGGTATGCATCAGTGGTAGAACAGAAGAAGCAATTGACGTGTTGGTCAAAGATATTAGTGAGAAATTCGACGCTGAATATATAGGACTTGTGCATAACATATTCaggaaagatattgaaaatCACATTTATAGAGGATATGGTATAGTATCGGAAAAGGGATCGTTGAAAATGTCGTGTAAATTGTTCAACCCGAACAAGTCAAATGTGGCTTTATTTTTTGGAGGACTTACTAAATATTCCAGAAATGTATTAAGTGAATTATTGACGTTGCCAGCTTTAGTCGACTTTAGTAATTG cgTTTCCGAGTTTTTTTCGAAGAAAGAACTCGACTTAGAACACATAATGTCAAATTTTTCGAATGCTGCCTTCTTTATCGCAGACATGCTTACCCAACTCACCTTAACCGAATTATTGAAGCAATTGGAATTGAAATTTACAACAATCGAAGCTCGTTCCTTTGGAAAATTTAGCAGCGCTTATTTCCAGGATCTGATTTCATTAAGTCAGTTCTTAGAATGTGTTTATGTAGTAGCAATGGTGGCAGAAAAAACTGCCGTAAGCACAAATGGTAGTGGAATACGTTTTACAGCTTTGACCAAATATG aAAAGGAAATATTGAAGGAATTCAAACGAATTCTACCAGCACAAAAACAGATGAATGGTTTTCAAGGACCTACTATGCCTCGTGACTCTCCCGAATTCCTTGTAAATgctgtatttgaaaaaaatcaaattgaattAAGTAAGAAACGTACATATTCTACAATATTGGAAGTTGGTCAAAGCTTGGCCGTTTCAAAGAAAATCAAGTGCCCAGTTTTAAACATGAGCGAACAAAATAGTTTGGTGGACATTTTCGATATAATTGGAAG TTTATATGAAAATGGTCTACAGCCGCAACTTTATAAACTCTATCCCAAAATTGAGTTTCCTGTAAGTCGAGGCACTCCAATGATCTCCCCGAAGATTAAGTGGAAACACGACCGCAAACAGTTCCTGCCATCATTCGATTGCACCCTGTATAAAACGTATGCGATGGTTTTCCGAATAAGTCCCAACGAAGATGAGTGGGCCGGTGTGGATGGGCATGTAATTGATG gaagaaACCTATTCCCAGCGACGGGATATTTGTTCCTAGCTTGGACCGTCTTTGCGGAGCTATTAGCAGTAGAAGTGTCGAAACTTGGTGTGGTGtttgaaaattgtaaatttttgagAGCTTGTAACGTACCGAAAGCGGATGCACTTTCACGAAACAGCCTTGAGCTCCACGTGATGATTCAAAAGATTTCtggaaattttgaaataactg AAGAGGGTATTCCAGTAGTGACAGGACGAATCAAACTAAAAGACGCACACAGCATGCCAAACATTTCATTTAAGGAACAATTATCTGAAAAGACGATGGACTCCAAAGATATTTATAAGGAACTAAGACTCAGAGGTTACCACTAcaa AGgccttttcaaaaaaatcattcaatGCAATCAAGCAGCAACCAGAGGTAAAATACAGTGGTGCGATAACTGGATAGCATTTATGGATAATATGCTTCAAATGCAGATTCTTAGTGAAGATACTAGACTCTTGTTTGTTCCTACTAAGATATCCAAATTAACTATTGATCCCGATAGACATTGGGAACAAATAAATCTGCTGAAAAAAGGGCAGGATGTAACTGTTGATTTGCCAGTAGAAGTATATCATAATTCTGGAATCATtag atcTGGGGGAATAGAAATTAGTGGTCTGCTAGCATCTTCAATACCTCGAAAGAAAACTACTGCAGTACCAGTATTGGAAAAGTATCAGTTTGTGCCAAATCAAGCACAGCTACCGCTGGAACAAGCTGTTAGAGTCTTTACGCAAATAGCTTTGGAAAACCATTGCGGCCTTAAAATTAAAGCGGTTGAAGTTCTTGATGAAGAAAGTGATGAAAATCTAACCCCACTAG ctCCATTGATTCAAGAAGTTTTAAGTGATCAACCACTAGTTCAGACTGACATTAGTATCTTGACCAGCCAAACACTtgatttaaatgtaaatgttcaaaataaaaaattacaacatgAAACAGACTGTACGCTTGTAGTTGgaagcaaattattaagtagAACTAAT CTTCTTCAAGATGCCGTAGCGGTTACTAAAGATATTGGTTTCGTTATTAGTAGAGAATCCTTAGATGCAGATACAAGCCAAAGTTTTATGGggctacaaataataaatatatgtagaaCTCCCCAAGAAATGttagtatttttgaaaaaaagtaatCAGGCAAATAAATCAAGGGTCTTTATAAATGTCAATACAAAGACAAGAAAGTTCGATTGGTTAGAAGAGCTAAAGGAAGCGGTAAAAAAAGATCAAGATGTGATTGCGTGGTGCCAAAATGAACCTCTGAATGGTATAATTG GTCTTATAAATTGTATTTCTAAAGAACCTGATTGCAAGCATATCAGATGTCTGTTTATAGTAGACAAAGCACCAAACTTTGAGCCAACTATGCCATTCTATAAAGTACAACTTGATAAACAGTTAGTTATCAATGTTTTTAAGAACGGATCTTGGGGTACATACAGACATCTCATTTTGG ATGACGTACCAGAAGTTGAAAGCGAACACTGCTATGCCAACAGCACAGTTAGAGGAGATTTATCAAGCATCAAATGGATCGAAGGACCTCTGAAAATTCagaataacaaaaatcaaaatattgttaaa atatactATGCTTCCTTAAACTTCAGAGATGTTATGACTGCATCAGGCCGAATAAACGCAGATGTGATCACAAGAAATCGAAGGGAGCAAGAATGCGTTCAAGGTTTTGagttttctggaaaaacttTAAG TGGTAAAAGAGTGATGGGTATGTTATCTCAAGGAACATTGGCTACAATGGTTAAATCAGATGAGAACCTTTTATGGGATGTGCCAAACAAATGGACCCTGAAAGATGCAGCTACAGTGCCTGTAGTCTATAGTACTTGTTTATATGCTTTGGTTGTC GTTGGTAAAATAAAACCCGGTAACTCAGTACTAATCCATTCAGGAACTGGCGGAATTGGACAGGCAGCCATAAACCTTTGCTTAAATATGGGTTGTACAGTATTCACCACTGTGGGCACCGAAGAGAAACGAAAatacattaaaagaaatttccCACAAATTAACG AAAGTCACATAGGCAACTCTAGAGATCTCAGTTTTGAACAAATGATAATGAAAGAAACAAACGGTGCTGGAGTGGACATAGTGCTTAATTCTCTTGCTGAAGAGAAATTACAGACCTCTGTACGATGCTTGGCCAAAAATGGTCGGTTTTTAGAAATTGGGAAATTTGACTTAGCCAATGATAATCAGTTAACACTATTGCCTTTCGAAAAAGGCATCAGTTATCATGGAGTTATGTTGGACAAGCTCTTTAATGAACCAGACGAAGTTAAAATGGAGCTTAAAACGTTGCTACAAAAGTTCATTGATAGTG gtgCGGTTAAACCATTACAACCGACAGTATTTAAAACAAACGAGGTCGAGCAGGCGTTTAGATTTATGACCACAGGAAAACATATGGGAAAAGTGTTAGTTGAAATAAGGAACGAGGATGAACAACATCATCAAGAGAAATTTAAATGTCTTCCAAggtataaaagtaaaattattaccatgtataactttaaaatatattttttaaaatttttcaggtACTTATGTGATCCGAATAAGACTTATGTAATTTGCGGTGGCCTGGGTGGCTTTGGATTAGAGTTGGCTGACTGGCTTATTCTTAGAGGAGCTCAAAATCTGGTGTTAACTTCTCGAAAGGGGATTAGTACTGGATATCAACAATATAGAGTGTC AATCTGGAAAAGTTACGGTTGCAACATCACAATTTCCACCAAAGATATAACAACAAAACAAGGCTGTGAAGACCTTATAAAAGAAGCAAACAGCATTGCGCCAATAGGAGCCATTTTTAACTTAGCTGTAGTTTTAAGGGACGCCATTTTGCCAAATCAAAATGAAGAATCTTTTGCCGCGTCTTTCGGTCCTAAGGCATGCGCTACTGAATACTTGGATGAAATTACTAGAAAACTGTGCCCTCAATTAAG aGACTTTGTCGTCTTTTCTTCGGTATCTTGCGGTAGAGGTAACGCTGGACAAACAAACTACGGTATGTCAAACTCGGTAATGGAAAGAATATGTGAAAAAAGACGAGCTGATGGGTATCCAGGCTTGGCTATTCAATGGGGCGCTATAGGAGAG gtTGGGCTTGTGGCTGAAATGCAGGAGGATCATGTGGAACTAGAAATTGGTGGTACCTTACAACAAAGCATATCGAACTGTTTGCATGTTATGGATACTCTTTTAAGGCAGAATGATGCTGCAATCGTTTCCAGTATGGTGGTAGCTGAAAAGAAAACTACCTCGCTAACTGGCAATATTATGGAAGTTATTGGCGgaatattag GAATAAGAGACATAAAGGCTGTCAGCATACATTCGACTTTCGCTGAGTTGGGTATGGATTCAATGACTGGTGTAGAAGTTAAACAAACTTTGGAAAGGgaatataacatatttttgtcGCCCACTGAAATAAGAAGTGTGACCTTAAAAAG gaTAAAGGAAATGCAGGAAGAAGGAGAGTCTGGAGAACTTGTTAACAGTAACGAATCAGAGGGTATAATGGATTGGCCGGTGATATTAAGATATGTCCTGGAGAGTGAGGAACAAAAAGGTTGTATTATTAAGTTGAAATCTAAAAGTTCAGATAAGGATCCATCCACATTGCCGCGAATCATTGCTCTGCCAG gtATCGAGGGAGTCTGCAGGCTCATAGAAAGTCTcacagaaaatttagaagtagATGCATATGGAGTAAATTATATTGCCGAAAGCCAAGAGGATAGTATACAAAAATCTGTAAATAATATACTGCCT CACGTAGagaaacttttacaaaaacataaGCCCTTCCACATATTGGCCCACTCAATGGGCTCTTTACTAGCACTAGAAATAGTTGCTAGATTGGAAAAATTAGGATTCAACGGTACCGTGACTTTTATCGATGGCTCGCCTCATATGTTGAAATTACTTGTTGGAAATCAAAGGGATGAAGATTTAGCCAATATTCTCATTGACAGTATTTTGAGAATACAGAAGATTGAAGAGGAAGCTGCAACAATCATG aaAGACATCTGTCCATGCCCAACGTTAGACGATAAACTGACCAAAATGGTTCAGAATCTTACTTTAGATGACAGAATGACGGACGAATTTGTCCGTCGTGGCTTTATTGCTACATGGAAACGGATTCAAGCAACACGCAATTATTCTTCGGACGTCAAACTATTAAAATCTAAGCCGAATTTGTTCAAGGCATCAATTCTGAGCGTCAAGAACTTACCAGATGATTACGAACTCGGGCAGTATTTTGAGGAACCTTTGAATATCTCG gtACTGGAGGGAACCCATACGACAATTCTGCAACGCAAGGAACTCGCGGATGCCATAATGAGCTACATAAAGTAA